A region from the Mycobacteriales bacterium genome encodes:
- the ruvA gene encoding Holliday junction branch migration protein RuvA, whose translation MIASVQGPVVALGPDGAVVEVGGIGLTVQCAPGTLARLRIGQRARLSTSLVVREDSLTLYGFADDDERSLFELLQTASGVGPRLAQAVLAVHSPQAVRRAVATRDLAALTAVPGIGKKGAERLVLELRDRIGVVGDSDAAGVEAGAVAPVAPWRDQLQHALVGLGWTAREADQAVDAVAPEADDGADVPTLLRSALRMLGRA comes from the coding sequence ATGATCGCCAGCGTGCAGGGGCCGGTCGTGGCGCTCGGCCCCGACGGCGCCGTGGTCGAGGTCGGCGGTATCGGCCTGACCGTGCAGTGCGCGCCGGGCACGCTCGCGCGGCTGCGCATAGGGCAGCGTGCGCGGCTGTCCACCAGCCTGGTGGTCCGCGAGGACTCGCTGACCCTCTACGGATTCGCCGACGACGACGAGCGGTCGCTGTTCGAATTGCTGCAGACCGCGAGCGGTGTCGGCCCGCGGCTGGCCCAGGCGGTGCTCGCGGTGCACTCGCCGCAGGCGGTGCGCCGGGCGGTCGCGACCCGGGACCTGGCCGCGCTGACCGCCGTACCCGGAATCGGCAAGAAGGGCGCCGAGCGGCTGGTCCTCGAACTCCGCGACCGGATCGGCGTCGTGGGGGATTCCGACGCGGCCGGGGTCGAGGCCGGTGCCGTCGCCCCGGTGGCCCCCTGGCGCGACCAGTTGCAGCACGCCCTCGTCGGCCTCGGCTGGACCGCCCGGGAAGCCGATCAGGCGGTCGACGCCGTCGCGCCCGAGGCCGACGACGGTGCCGACGTCCCGACCCTGCTCCGGTCTGCCTTGCGGATGCTGGGCCGGGCATGA
- the ruvC gene encoding crossover junction endodeoxyribonuclease RuvC, with the protein MRVLGVDPGLTRCGFAVVEGTPGRALSALCYDVIRTPAGDDLGARLVRLADRLAEETARYRPDVVAVERVFSQHNVRTVMGTAQASAMAILVATRAGVPVALHTPSEVKAAVTGSGRADKAQVAKMVTRLLRLPARPAPADVSDALALAICQIWRGSAQAALAAAAATVAR; encoded by the coding sequence GTGCGGGTGCTTGGCGTCGACCCGGGGCTCACCCGGTGCGGCTTCGCGGTCGTCGAGGGCACGCCGGGCCGGGCGCTGTCGGCGCTGTGTTACGACGTCATCCGCACCCCGGCCGGTGACGATCTCGGCGCCCGGCTGGTCCGCCTCGCCGACCGGCTCGCGGAGGAGACCGCCCGCTACCGGCCGGACGTCGTCGCCGTCGAACGCGTCTTCAGCCAGCACAACGTCCGCACCGTGATGGGCACCGCACAGGCGTCGGCGATGGCGATCCTCGTCGCGACCCGGGCGGGCGTGCCGGTGGCGCTGCACACCCCCAGCGAGGTCAAGGCGGCGGTCACCGGCTCCGGGCGGGCCGACAAGGCGCAGGTCGCCAAGATGGTCACCCGGCTGCTCCGGCTGCCGGCCCGGCCGGCGCCCGCCGACGTGTCGGACGCCCTCGCGTTGGCGATCTGCCAGATCTGGCGTGGCTCCGCGCAGGCGGCGCTCGCCGCCGCGGCGGCTACGGTGGCGCGATGA